DNA from Rubrobacter aplysinae:
GGCCAGCACCACGGCGTCGTACTTTCGCGTCTCTTGCGTCTCACCGTCCGAGGTTTGCACGGCAACCCCGGCGCCTTCTTCCCGGACCTCGTGCACGCCCACGCCTTCTTTGAGATCTGCGCCGCGGCCGCGGACGGCGTCGGCCAGGGCCTGCATGTAACGAACGGGGTCGATGAACCGCTGGCCTCGGACCCTGACCGCGGCCTTTACCTCATCCGAGAGCGCCGACTCTATCTCGCGGGCCTCGTCCCCGTTTAGCATCTCGTACTCCACATCCTGGCCGGCGGCCCGGACATGGTGCAGCTCTTGCGCCAGGGCTTTCTGGTCTTCCACCGACACGTGGCATCCCAGAAACGATTCCGCCTCGTGGACTTCCTCGGCAACCCCGCCCGTGGTGAGGGCGTCGAAGGCGTCCAGAGACCGGCGGTTTACGGCGGCGTAGGCACTCATCGCCAGCCGCCACTTGCGGCTGGTGCAGTGCCGGGCAAACCCGAGAAGAAACCGCCAAAGACGCGGGTCCGCCCGGGGAGGGACATAAACCGGCGACGATGAGTCCAGCATGGCCCGTAGGCCGTAGCGGAGCACCGAAGGCTCCGGCAGCGGGGTAGTCAGAGCGGGGGTAAGCCAGCCCGCATTACCCCAGGAGGACCCGGCGGCGACGTGATCCCGCTCAAGAACCGTGACCTGCACGCCCCGCTCCTGCAGAAACCAGGCGGTGGCCAGCCCCGGCATCCCGGCTCCGATAACCGCGACGTGCTCAGGCCGCGCAGAAGCAGCCATCACAGACTACCCTCAAAATCCCTAAAAGTGGTCCGCGCCACCGTGTCTTCTCCCGGCCGGCCGTTCATCCGCGCACCGGACGGAAGCCGCCAAACGCTTTTACACCAAAAAACCATGCGTCCTCCTACTTTGCACATAAGCTATTTACCGGGACTCCACATATTCCGGACCCACAACGCCAGAAACCCAACACTCGCAACGAACAGTATGGTGTTGACCACCGCCGCGAACGAAAACGCCCCGCCGAGGAGGCCGAAGACGCCGCGCAGCGCACCGAGCGACAGCAACAACCCTAGGCCGGCTGCGGCATACAGCCCGTAGGAACGCCATCTCGGCTGCATCGACACCAGCCCGGCCAACGATAGCGGGACCCCGATGAACGCCGGGATCAAAGCCGTCACACTCTGCCGACCCATGGCGAAGTAAGAGATCACCCCGGTCAAAACCAGGACTACGCCAAACCCTAACGTCAGCCGAGACATGGATCTCCTCCTACACTCCGGACTCACTGCCACAACTCCTGTAATCGCAGCCTCGATAATAACATACACACAGTATGAATTTTAAAGAGGAGCCCCGCGCGACGACGTAGGCGTCAAGGACGGTAGAGGGACATCACGAGCAAACTGCGGGTCGCGACGGAGCCAGCGTATCGGTGTGACAGCGGGGGCTGAGGTGTTACGCGGCAGGCAATCATGGCGAGAATGTACCGGAGTATTCGAGGCACGGGGTAGTGGCTGGGGCGTGCGGGCGGGTGCCCCGGACGATACGTTGGGCGGGCTGATCCACGGCCTAGAGCACTACACGGAGACCGCCCCCCTACTGTCGTGAGGCTACCCTTTTCCCCGGAGCATTATGTACGGAAGTCGAGAAAACTTCGTGGGAACGGCTTTCGGGCCGTTCCCACGAAGTTTTCTCTATGTTTTTGCTCTGTTTTTCTCTGGGACTAACCTTCGAGCAGCAGCGACTCCGGGTCTTCGATGAGCTCTTTGATGCGTACGAGGAAGCTCACGGCTCCGCGGCCGTCCACAACGCGGTGGTCGTAGGAGAGGGCAAGGTACATCATCGGGCGTATCTCGACCTGCCCGTCCACGGCGACCGGGCGCTCCTGGATCTTGTGCATCCCGAGTATCGCGGACTGGGGCGCGTTCAGGATAGGGGTCGAGATCAGGGAGCCGAAGATGCCGCCGTTGGTAATGGTGAACGTGCCACCCTGGAGATCCTGGAGCCCGAGCTTGCCGTCCCGGGCCTTCGTTGCGAGGTCCCCGATCTCCTGCTCTATCCCGGCGAAGCTCAGGTTATCCGCGTCGCGGACGACCGGGACCACGAGGCCCTCTTCGGTGTTCACCGCCATGCCGATGTCGTAGTAGTTCTTGTACACGAGCTCGGTGCCCTGGAGCTCGGCGTTGATCTCGGGGAACGACTTGAGCGCCCCGATGGACGCCTTGGTGAAGAAGCTCATGAAGCCGAGCTTCACTCCGGTGCGCTCCTGGAAATCGTCCTTGCGGCGCTTCCTAAGCTCCATAACCGCCGACATGTCCACCTCGTTGAAGGTGGTGAGCATCGCCGCGTTCTGCTGCGCCTCCACGAGCCGCTGGGCGATGGTCTGCCGCCGGCGCGAGAGCCTGACGCGCTCCTCAAGGTGAGCCCGGCCATCCTCCGATGGCGCGGGGGCCGCCGACTGGCCGTCGCCCGAGGGCTGCGTAGAAGCTGGCGCGGACGCCGGAGCCTCCTGGGCAGCCTGCCCGCCACCGGACTGCGACCGGATCAGGCGCTCCACGTCCTCCTTGGTGATGCGGCCGCCCGTGCCGGAGCCGGAGGTGCTGGCGAGGTCTATCCCGTATTCCTCGGCCAGCTTCCGCACCGCCGGAGATGCCCTGCCGCTCACCTCCTCTGGCTCGCGGTGGCCGTTGGCCTCGGAGCCCTCCGTCCCGGCCGCACCGGTCTCTCCGGTTGTACCGGCGGTTGCCGCGGAGGAGCTCTGCTGGCTCTCTTGGGCGCCCTGCTCGGGCTCCCCGGAGCCGCCGGACGATTCGGCTTGTTCGTCTTTTTCGGACTGGGCGTCTCCCCCGCCGGACTCGCCCGAGGATTGGCCGGAGCCCTCGCCGATGGTACCGAGCGCCTCGCCGACGGTCACCTCGTCACCTTCGGGGTGGGAGATCTTCTCCAGCACCCCGTCCTCTTCGGCCTCGACCTCGAAGTTGATCTTGTCGGTCTCGAGCTCCACGAGGGTCTCGCCGGCGCTTACCGCCTCGCCCTCCTGTTTCATCCACTGCCCGACCGTCGCCTCGGTTACCGACTCCCCGAGCTCCGGTACGTGGATTTCAGGCACGTCTCACCTCTCCTTGTATGTAATTTACTCCAGACACCCTGCTCTGGAACCCGTCTCGATCTCGTGGCCCGGCCAATGGTACGGCTAACGCGGCCTACTCGCTCGGGGTGGGCGCGCGCTCTCTGACCTTCTGCGCGCCGACCTTGCCGCCGTCCGGGCCGTCTACCTGGAAAGCCTCCCGCACTATAGCGGCGTGCTCCTCCTTGTGGAACCGGGCCGAGCCCTGTGCCGGGCTCGGGCGGGCGGGCTTGCCGACGTAGCGCACCGGCAGCTCGTAACCGGCGTCTTCGAGCAACGCCCGCAGCCGGGGCTCGGCGAAGAACCAGGCTCCCATGTTCTGGGGCTCTTCCTGGACCCACGCGATCTCCCGCAGGTTCGGGTAGCCCTCTATTACCTTCCGCAGCCTCTCCTCCGGGAAAGGATACAGAAGCTCTACGCGCCCTACGGCCACGTTCTCCGCCTCGTCGTAGGCGTCGCTGCCGGCGAGCTCGGTGTAGATCTTGCCGCTACACAGGATCAGGCGCTCCACCGACTCCGCGCCGTGGCGCGTGCCGTCGTCGAAGACGGGGTGGAAGCCTCCATCCGTAAGCTCGGTGAGCGGCGAGGCCGCGAGCGGGTGCCTCAGGAGGCTCTTGGGGCTCATCACCACGAGCGGCCGCTGGTTCTCCGTGAGGCTCGCCTGGGCCCTTAGCAGGTGGAAGTACTGGGCCGCCGTGGTGAGGTTCGCGACCCGAATGTTCTCGTGGGCCGCCAGCTGCAGGAACCTCTCCAGCCTGGCGCTCGAATGCTCGGGGCCTTGACCCTCGTAGCCGTGCGGCAGGAGCAGGGTGAGGTTGGACATCTGGCCCCACTTCGCCTGCCCGCTCACGACGAACTGGTCGATCATGGGCTGCGCGACGTTGGCGAAGTCGCCGTACTGGGCCTCCCACAGCACGAACGCGTCCTCGGAGTTTACTGAGTAACCGTACTCGAAGCCCATCGCCGCTATCTCCGACAGCGGGCTGTTGTGGACGGCGAACGAGGCCTCCGCCCCCGGCAGGGTCTGGAGCGGCGTGTGCGCCGCGCCGGTCTCCACGTCCCACAGGGTGGCGTGGCGCTGGGAGAAGGTGCCGCGTGCGGTGTCCTGGCCGGTGAGCCTTATCGGGTAGCCGTCCTGCAGCAGAGACGCGAAGGCGAGCGACTCGGCGTGGGCCCAGTCCACCTTGCCGTTCTCGTCCAGCCCGCCACGGTTCTTGGAGAGCAGGCGGTAGAGCTTGCTGTTTGGCGTAAAGCCCTCCGGCAGCTCCAGCAGCGCCTCGTTAGCCTCCAGCAGCCGCCCGGACTCCACGCCGGTATCCGGTATCCCCGTCAGCGGGGTGTGGAGCTGACGGTCGAAGACCGGCTCCTCGTCCACGTCGGAGGGGTCGTTGCGGATCTCCTCCATCCGCGAGGATATCTCCTCGACGAACTGCTCGGGCTCTCCTTCTTCCAGGATACCGCGCTCCAGCAGCGTATCCGCCCAACGCTCTCGCACGCTCGGGTGATTGCTTATGATCTCGTACATCCTGGGCTGGGTGTAGTTCGGCTCGTCACCCTCGTTGTGGCCGAACCTGCGGTAGCCAACGAGGTCTATCAGGAAGTCCTTGCCGAACTCCTCGCGGTAGGCGAAGGCCATCCGGGCGGCGGCGAGGCACGCCTCGGGGTCGTCGGCGTTGACGTGGACGACCGGTATCTCGTACCCCTTGGCGAGGTCGCTGGCGTAAGTGGTCGAGCGGGCGTCCTTGTGCTCGGTGGTAAACCCGATCTGGTTGTTGGTGATAACGTGGATCGTGCCGCCGGTGTGGTACCCGGGCAGGCGTGAAAGGTTCAGCGTCTCGGCCGATACGCCTTCGCCGGGGAAGGCGGCGTCGCCGTGTATTAGCACCGCGAGCGAGGCGTCGCCGTCCTGCGCGGGCGCACCCTTCTCCGAGCGATCCTCCTGGGCGGCCCGGGCCATGCCCTCGACCACCGGGTTGACGTGCTCCAGGTGGCTCGGGTTCGGAGCGAGGTTCACGAGTACGCTCGAGTCCTGTTGGCCTTCCTGCAGGTGGAAGCCCCGGACGCCGAGGTGGTACTTCACGTCCCCGACCCAGGCGTCGCCGGTGCTTTCCGCGGCGGAGGAGTCCTCGCCCTTGTCCGGCTGCTGGAACTCGCCGAAGATCCTGGCGTACGGCTTGTCCAGGACGTGGGCGAGCACGTTCAGCCTGCCGCGGTGGGCCATGCCGAGCACCATCTCCGGGATCTCACGGTCCGTCGCGGACCGGGCCAGGAGGTTGAGCATCGGGACGGTCATGTCCACGCCTTCGATGGAGAACCGCTTCTGGCCGAGGAACGTACGGTGCAGGAACTTCTCGAAGGTGTCTACCCGGGTGAGGCGCTTCAAGAGGCTCCGGGCCTCGTCGCCGTCCAGCCTGCGGTGGAACCGCTCGCTCTCCACGGCGTCCCGCAGCCAGAACCTCTCGGCGGGGATGTGGATGTGCCCGAAGTCGTAGCCGGTGGTGCTGGTGTAGATCCGCTTTAATTCCTGCACGGCCTCTCCGGCTGTAGAGGTCCTCTGGGAGAGCGGAACCCCGACGATACTCGACGGCATCGAGTACAGGTCGTCCTCGGAGATCTCGTGAAACGCCGGGTCGAGCGCCGGGTCGCCCACGGGCTCGGAGCCCAGCGGATCCAGCCTGGCGGCGGAGTGCCCGAAGTCCCGCAGCGAGCGGATGTACTTCGCCGCGCCGACCACCTTGTCGGCCTCTACCTCCGAGACCTCGGCCGCAGCCCCGGCGTACCCGTTGCCGTGACCGTTGGATAGAGACGGCCCCTGAATCTCCCGGGGCGGGCTCCAGCCCTCGAAGAACTTCCGGGTCGCCTCGTCCACGGAGTCCGGGTCGCTGAGATAGTTGTCATAAAGCTCTAATACATACCCAAGGTTTGGCCCGTAGAACTGGCTCTCACTCAGGTTTTCCACACCGGATCACACCCTCACGTCGCTGTTCTCGTTGTTTTCTCTTTGGTCTTTCTGGTCTTCTTGAGCACGATGTCGTCTTTGGCATCCTCTGTGAGCCGTGCGGACCGGAAGCGGCTCTTCCGATGACGCTGGGCCGGGTTGCGCCGACGGTCTTCAAGCTCTTTATGCTCTTCTCCAGGACCCGTAAAACCTCCTGTTCCCCTGCATCATAACGCATATGACGCGGCTCGGGCCAAGCTCCGGCCGGGCCTCATAGAGACCGCCCGTAAAGCCCACCGCAAGGCGCTCACAGGGCTCCGCATCCATCCGCCAGCGTCTCGTCGAAACATACTATGTGTACTAATGCGCGGGGGCTCGGCATCCCACACGGGCTTTTGCCTCTCTGACCTCTCTAACGGTACCTTACCTCCGGGTTACTCTAGGTTAGTATATGGGCCTTATGGACCCGTCCGGCCGGAGCCGGGGAGTAACGGAGCTATCACGGAGCGGTTAGAGAGCGGAGGGATTTTGGCACGTTTCGAGACCCGGGCGGTACACGCCGGGGAGCACAGGATCGGGCACGCCGCGGACGGCGAGGCCGCAGATGGCGAGGCCGGGGGCCGGGGAGACTTTGCCCCGATCTCGACCCCAATCTACGCCTCGACGACCTTCTCTCACCACGACATGGAGCAGACCGACCGCATACTCGGCGGCGAGGAGGCGGGCTATAGCTACGCCCGCTACGACAACCCGACGGTCGCCGCCCTGGAAGAGGCGCTCCGCACCCTGGAAGATCCGGAAGAGGAGCGCGAGACCGCCGCCTTCGCGTTCTCCTCCGGGATGGCGGCGATGCACACCGCCCTGACCGCCGCCGAGGTCGGCTCC
Protein-coding regions in this window:
- the odhB gene encoding 2-oxoglutarate dehydrogenase complex dihydrolipoyllysine-residue succinyltransferase, whose amino-acid sequence is MPEIHVPELGESVTEATVGQWMKQEGEAVSAGETLVELETDKINFEVEAEEDGVLEKISHPEGDEVTVGEALGTIGEGSGQSSGESGGGDAQSEKDEQAESSGGSGEPEQGAQESQQSSSAATAGTTGETGAAGTEGSEANGHREPEEVSGRASPAVRKLAEEYGIDLASTSGSGTGGRITKEDVERLIRSQSGGGQAAQEAPASAPASTQPSGDGQSAAPAPSEDGRAHLEERVRLSRRRQTIAQRLVEAQQNAAMLTTFNEVDMSAVMELRKRRKDDFQERTGVKLGFMSFFTKASIGALKSFPEINAELQGTELVYKNYYDIGMAVNTEEGLVVPVVRDADNLSFAGIEQEIGDLATKARDGKLGLQDLQGGTFTITNGGIFGSLISTPILNAPQSAILGMHKIQERPVAVDGQVEIRPMMYLALSYDHRVVDGRGAVSFLVRIKELIEDPESLLLEG
- a CDS encoding NAD(P)/FAD-dependent oxidoreductase, which codes for MAASARPEHVAVIGAGMPGLATAWFLQERGVQVTVLERDHVAAGSSWGNAGWLTPALTTPLPEPSVLRYGLRAMLDSSSPVYVPPRADPRLWRFLLGFARHCTSRKWRLAMSAYAAVNRRSLDAFDALTTGGVAEEVHEAESFLGCHVSVEDQKALAQELHHVRAAGQDVEYEMLNGDEAREIESALSDEVKAAVRVRGQRFIDPVRYMQALADAVRGRGADLKEGVGVHEVREEGAGVAVQTSDGETQETRKYDAVVLANGAWLNPLARKFGVRSVVQAGRGYSFSVPAESLGAGMPSGPLYFSAQRTTCTPLGDRLRVAGMMEFRAPEESLDPRRVNAIIETLRPLLRGVDFEQRTDEWVGSRPCTSDGLPLIGPTNSSRVFVAGGHGMWGIVLGPLTGELMAETITTGRTPAELTPFHPLR
- a CDS encoding 2-oxoglutarate dehydrogenase E1 component gives rise to the protein MENLSESQFYGPNLGYVLELYDNYLSDPDSVDEATRKFFEGWSPPREIQGPSLSNGHGNGYAGAAAEVSEVEADKVVGAAKYIRSLRDFGHSAARLDPLGSEPVGDPALDPAFHEISEDDLYSMPSSIVGVPLSQRTSTAGEAVQELKRIYTSTTGYDFGHIHIPAERFWLRDAVESERFHRRLDGDEARSLLKRLTRVDTFEKFLHRTFLGQKRFSIEGVDMTVPMLNLLARSATDREIPEMVLGMAHRGRLNVLAHVLDKPYARIFGEFQQPDKGEDSSAAESTGDAWVGDVKYHLGVRGFHLQEGQQDSSVLVNLAPNPSHLEHVNPVVEGMARAAQEDRSEKGAPAQDGDASLAVLIHGDAAFPGEGVSAETLNLSRLPGYHTGGTIHVITNNQIGFTTEHKDARSTTYASDLAKGYEIPVVHVNADDPEACLAAARMAFAYREEFGKDFLIDLVGYRRFGHNEGDEPNYTQPRMYEIISNHPSVRERWADTLLERGILEEGEPEQFVEEISSRMEEIRNDPSDVDEEPVFDRQLHTPLTGIPDTGVESGRLLEANEALLELPEGFTPNSKLYRLLSKNRGGLDENGKVDWAHAESLAFASLLQDGYPIRLTGQDTARGTFSQRHATLWDVETGAAHTPLQTLPGAEASFAVHNSPLSEIAAMGFEYGYSVNSEDAFVLWEAQYGDFANVAQPMIDQFVVSGQAKWGQMSNLTLLLPHGYEGQGPEHSSARLERFLQLAAHENIRVANLTTAAQYFHLLRAQASLTENQRPLVVMSPKSLLRHPLAASPLTELTDGGFHPVFDDGTRHGAESVERLILCSGKIYTELAGSDAYDEAENVAVGRVELLYPFPEERLRKVIEGYPNLREIAWVQEEPQNMGAWFFAEPRLRALLEDAGYELPVRYVGKPARPSPAQGSARFHKEEHAAIVREAFQVDGPDGGKVGAQKVRERAPTPSE